In Alicyclobacillus macrosporangiidus CPP55, a single window of DNA contains:
- a CDS encoding ABC transporter permease: MASYIVRRLLSVIPVMFIVATVVFTLIHLTPGNPAAIILGSQASPDDVQRLMEQMGLTKPLPVQYLNWIVGILHGDLGQSIFLRESVAAAIVQHFLPTAMLCLGSMFVATIVGIPSGTIAAIKKGRFIDQCVMFGSMIGMSTPAFWGAILLVLLFAETLHVLPAAGYAAPTLHIWNWLRFLILPSFIMGFVQAGLIARMTRGVMVEVLENDYIRTARSKGLKTGKVIVRHALKNAMVPILTVLGNVLVVFLAGDAAIETIFTVPGIGYMVYNAVLQRDYPVISGVTLVFGFLYVIVNLIIDLCYLIVDPRVRY, from the coding sequence ATGGCGTCGTATATCGTTCGTCGTTTGTTGTCGGTGATTCCGGTCATGTTTATTGTAGCGACCGTGGTGTTTACACTGATTCATTTGACGCCGGGCAACCCGGCGGCCATCATTCTCGGCTCACAGGCCAGCCCAGACGATGTGCAGCGCTTAATGGAGCAAATGGGGTTGACAAAACCGCTACCTGTTCAATATCTGAATTGGATTGTCGGAATTTTGCATGGGGATCTGGGCCAGTCCATCTTCTTACGGGAATCCGTCGCTGCGGCTATCGTGCAACACTTCTTGCCTACCGCGATGTTATGCCTCGGATCGATGTTTGTAGCGACGATCGTCGGTATCCCTTCTGGGACTATCGCGGCGATAAAGAAAGGACGTTTTATAGACCAGTGCGTCATGTTTGGGTCCATGATAGGGATGTCCACCCCAGCTTTCTGGGGGGCCATCCTGCTCGTGTTATTGTTTGCTGAAACGCTTCATGTCTTACCTGCCGCTGGTTACGCAGCACCGACATTACACATTTGGAACTGGCTTCGGTTTCTCATTCTGCCCAGCTTTATTATGGGATTTGTCCAGGCAGGGCTCATTGCTCGGATGACACGGGGGGTGATGGTAGAGGTTTTGGAAAACGACTACATCCGAACGGCTAGAAGCAAAGGGCTTAAAACAGGCAAAGTCATTGTCCGGCATGCATTGAAAAATGCCATGGTTCCTATTTTAACGGTGTTGGGGAACGTACTGGTCGTGTTTCTCGCGGGCGATGCGGCCATTGAAACGATTTTTACGGTACCCGGCATTGGATACATGGTTTACAATGCGGTACTCCAGCGCGATTACCCAGTTATCTCCGGGGTTACGTTGGTCTTTGGATTCCTTTACGTGATCGTCAATCTCATAATCGACTTGTGCTACCTCATTGTGGATCCGAGGGTTCGATACTAG
- a CDS encoding ABC transporter permease — MRNAVPAQELKGYSSTTVYRNQKNIFKNMQAALRIPGLYIGGTVLLIIVIAAALAPILTRYDPNGMNMQEMLRPPSAVHWFGTDNFGRDIFTRELYALRLSLLIGFCVAAATGVIGTVFGMIAGFVRPADAIIMRIADGFMAFPWMVLAIATMAFLGSSVTNVIIVLSIVYSPRMLRIVRSSVLVEREKEYVTSAITVGASKIRTAVRHVLPNAVAPMIIQLTFTFAYAVLNESLLDFLGVGVPPSFASLGKMISESEQYMIQSPWTTLFPGLGIAVVVLCLNFLGDGIQDLIGKKSGG, encoded by the coding sequence ATGCGCAACGCTGTTCCGGCGCAGGAGCTGAAAGGATACTCATCAACGACCGTATACCGAAATCAGAAGAATATTTTCAAAAATATGCAAGCAGCGCTGCGGATACCTGGCCTTTACATCGGTGGAACGGTGCTCTTGATCATCGTGATTGCTGCAGCGCTAGCGCCCATTCTTACGCGCTATGATCCTAATGGCATGAATATGCAAGAAATGCTGCGTCCGCCTTCGGCGGTCCACTGGTTTGGAACGGATAACTTTGGAAGGGATATTTTTACCCGTGAGTTGTACGCACTCCGGCTCTCTTTGTTGATTGGGTTCTGTGTGGCCGCGGCGACCGGGGTGATAGGTACTGTTTTCGGCATGATTGCTGGGTTTGTCCGACCGGCAGACGCCATTATTATGCGAATTGCCGATGGATTCATGGCCTTTCCATGGATGGTTTTGGCCATTGCGACCATGGCCTTTCTTGGCAGCAGCGTGACGAACGTGATCATAGTATTGAGTATTGTCTACTCGCCCAGGATGCTACGGATTGTGCGCTCTTCTGTTCTCGTCGAAAGAGAAAAGGAATACGTAACCTCAGCGATTACCGTTGGAGCAAGTAAGATACGAACTGCGGTCAGACATGTACTCCCGAATGCAGTGGCTCCAATGATAATTCAGCTGACATTCACTTTCGCCTATGCCGTGTTGAATGAATCTCTGTTGGATTTTCTAGGAGTCGGAGTTCCACCCAGTTTCGCCAGCTTAGGGAAAATGATCAGTGAAAGTGAACAATACATGATTCAAAGTCCATGGACAACCTTGTTTCCTGGCTTAGGGATTGCCGTCGTCGTTCTTTGTCTGAATTTCCTCGGGGATGGGATTCAAGATTTAATTGGGAAAAAATCAGGTGGATAG
- a CDS encoding N-acyl-D-amino-acid deacylase family protein: protein MKRRLMHVDDLLIRNGMIVDGSGAPWYRADVAIKDGRIRAIGKLQGVAAKSVIDADGLVVSPGFIDTHSHDDLHILENKTMDVKVRQGVTTTIIGNCGFSLYPVLPDNEKLFHEYASGIFGQPEKGSMAYLSVRDFFTDVERNGVAINVGSLVAHGVLRISVMGFEDRQATPEELNRMKELLRESMRNGSLGMSMGLIYAPGSYANTQELIELSKVVAEEGGLITSHMRNEARFLLESIQEMLTIAGEAKVPLEISHLKVCGIPNFGKGKQALQMISNAKRNGIDVTFDQYPYPAGSTTMTTLMPPWALEGGIEQLLLRVKDEATRSRIRNDILEGIPDTPWEPMWKLIGWENIMICAVRTDENKKYEGKDMQFYADALGMTPVDALLHLLEAEDGQVIMVMFQQDPEEMEAIMVHDLQMFGSDGLPLKGKRAHPRLYGTYPRVLGTYVREKGVLTLEQAVYKMTYLPANRFGLLDRGLLRPGMAADITIFDPVTVEDRASYTGPAVPPVGIHSVIVNGTIVLKNHELTGQYPGKPLKRVSAGQL from the coding sequence GTGAAGCGGAGGTTGATGCACGTGGATGACTTATTAATTCGAAACGGGATGATAGTCGACGGAAGTGGTGCACCATGGTACCGAGCTGATGTCGCCATCAAGGATGGTCGAATCCGCGCAATTGGGAAGTTGCAAGGGGTAGCCGCAAAAAGTGTAATCGACGCGGACGGCCTCGTTGTCTCCCCTGGGTTCATCGACACCCACAGCCACGATGACCTGCACATCCTGGAGAACAAGACGATGGATGTAAAGGTTCGTCAGGGCGTAACGACAACTATTATCGGGAATTGCGGGTTCAGTCTCTACCCAGTGTTGCCTGACAATGAGAAGCTGTTCCATGAGTATGCCTCCGGGATCTTCGGACAGCCAGAAAAGGGTAGTATGGCCTATCTCTCGGTGAGAGATTTTTTTACGGATGTGGAAAGAAACGGAGTCGCCATCAATGTCGGGTCTTTGGTTGCACACGGCGTATTACGGATATCTGTCATGGGGTTTGAAGACAGACAAGCGACGCCGGAAGAACTCAATCGAATGAAGGAGCTCTTGCGGGAGTCGATGCGAAACGGATCTCTTGGGATGTCCATGGGTCTCATCTACGCACCGGGGTCTTATGCAAACACGCAGGAGCTCATCGAACTGAGTAAAGTGGTAGCAGAAGAGGGCGGGCTCATTACGTCCCACATGCGTAATGAAGCACGCTTCTTGCTTGAATCCATTCAGGAGATGTTAACAATCGCGGGGGAGGCCAAAGTTCCCCTCGAGATATCTCATCTTAAGGTCTGTGGAATCCCGAACTTTGGAAAGGGGAAACAGGCTCTTCAGATGATTTCGAATGCGAAACGAAATGGTATTGACGTGACGTTCGATCAATATCCGTACCCCGCTGGCAGTACAACCATGACTACTCTCATGCCGCCCTGGGCGTTAGAGGGCGGTATCGAGCAGTTGTTACTACGCGTAAAGGATGAGGCAACCCGTTCCCGAATCCGGAACGACATCTTAGAGGGTATTCCGGATACGCCATGGGAGCCGATGTGGAAACTGATTGGATGGGAGAACATCATGATTTGCGCAGTTCGAACGGACGAAAACAAGAAATATGAAGGCAAGGACATGCAATTTTATGCGGATGCTCTCGGCATGACTCCCGTGGACGCTCTCCTGCATCTTCTCGAGGCCGAGGATGGGCAAGTCATAATGGTCATGTTCCAGCAGGATCCCGAAGAAATGGAGGCCATCATGGTCCATGATCTTCAGATGTTCGGCTCCGACGGACTGCCGTTGAAAGGAAAGCGGGCCCACCCGCGATTATATGGGACATACCCGCGGGTACTTGGTACCTACGTACGGGAAAAAGGCGTGCTAACACTAGAGCAGGCAGTGTACAAGATGACTTACTTGCCTGCTAATCGTTTCGGATTGTTGGATAGAGGTCTACTCAGGCCCGGAATGGCTGCGGACATCACGATTTTTGACCCAGTGACAGTTGAAGACCGCGCATCCTACACCGGTCCAGCTGTTCCTCCCGTAGGCATTCACAGCGTGATCGTGAATGGAACCATCGTACTCAAGAACCACGAGTTGACGGGGCAGTACCCTGGCAAGCCGTTGAAACGAGTATCTGCCGGACAACTTTAA
- a CDS encoding creatininase family protein — protein sequence MPFFKFIELTRKKIAEIAGESLFVLPVAATEQHGPHLPVGVDTFTVTAIAESACRLAGDSRSVVLAPTLPFGNSHYHFDHGPAMSLSISTFQRVLYDLLDSACRCGFKRLFILNGHGGNDECIRIAVREVVMSHDVAAAAASYWTIAEERLTKEGLVPQSGNLPGHAGEFETSIMLCLHPELVDGRPEVRVEAPTRYSLSPWKLFVQRSHLQVGVDGYTDDARHATADYGEKILRVIQEEVASILRRDF from the coding sequence GTGCCGTTTTTCAAATTCATAGAACTGACAAGAAAAAAGATAGCCGAAATTGCCGGGGAAAGCCTTTTTGTTCTACCTGTAGCCGCCACGGAGCAACACGGCCCACACTTACCTGTCGGCGTTGATACTTTTACGGTAACGGCCATCGCGGAGTCAGCCTGTCGTCTCGCCGGCGACTCTCGTTCTGTTGTCCTGGCACCTACACTACCTTTTGGGAATTCTCATTACCATTTCGATCATGGTCCAGCGATGAGTCTCTCGATCTCGACCTTTCAAAGGGTCCTCTATGATTTGTTGGATAGTGCCTGTCGGTGTGGGTTTAAAAGGTTATTTATTTTAAACGGGCACGGCGGGAACGACGAGTGTATTCGGATCGCGGTTAGAGAGGTAGTGATGTCCCATGATGTGGCTGCTGCCGCTGCTTCCTATTGGACAATTGCAGAGGAACGTCTGACAAAGGAAGGTTTGGTTCCGCAATCTGGAAACCTCCCCGGGCATGCGGGGGAGTTCGAGACGAGCATCATGCTGTGTCTACATCCAGAGCTTGTTGATGGCCGGCCGGAGGTAAGAGTGGAAGCACCCACGCGGTATTCTCTCTCGCCGTGGAAGTTATTTGTACAAAGATCGCATTTACAGGTCGGCGTGGACGGATACACAGATGATGCCAGACATGCAACGGCGGACTACGGAGAGAAAATCCTTCGTGTGATTCAGGAGGAAGTGGCGTCGATCTTAAGGAGAGATTTCTAA
- a CDS encoding threonine synthase, with protein MNLRCVDCDALFPASMMYHCSHCGGILEVVGLGTGTCGEGNERVSAQPTMWRYGSRLPVEDLSYAVSLGEGITPIHAANRLADSFEFEGRLLLKDEAVNPTGSFKDRMLSVAVSRAKELGFEKVVCASSGNAGASAAAYAAKAGMEAVILAPVHTPREKLTQIAAYGPEVRLVEGHYSNSYRIAQQLSKEFGYANMTTTYINPYAVEALKTVGYELYEQLEGWIPDYVFVPVGAGPLLKGIYRGFTEAREVVGILHGDVEKHKDARIPKLIAVQAEGCAPVVKAYESGLDKVSAWGEPYTIASGISDPLIGYEQDGTHTLQFVKASQGFAISVSDDEILQAMRALAVLEGVFAEPTAACSVAAVKKALQAGAIPQSCSVVCMITAHGFKDFKIYQDMEREHRKCIFPSYPHRPF; from the coding sequence ATGAACTTGCGGTGTGTAGATTGTGACGCGTTATTCCCGGCCTCCATGATGTATCACTGTTCACACTGCGGGGGCATTTTGGAGGTGGTCGGTCTAGGGACCGGTACCTGTGGGGAAGGCAACGAACGAGTTTCCGCGCAACCCACCATGTGGAGATACGGGAGTCGATTGCCTGTCGAGGATCTGAGCTATGCGGTTTCTCTCGGAGAAGGCATAACACCCATTCATGCTGCCAACCGGTTGGCGGACTCCTTCGAATTTGAGGGACGCCTCCTTCTAAAGGACGAGGCAGTAAATCCGACGGGATCGTTCAAGGATCGGATGCTCAGCGTTGCGGTGAGCCGTGCCAAGGAACTAGGATTCGAGAAAGTCGTGTGTGCCTCGAGTGGAAACGCAGGTGCCTCAGCTGCGGCTTATGCCGCGAAGGCTGGTATGGAGGCGGTTATCCTCGCGCCGGTACATACACCCAGAGAGAAGCTTACTCAGATTGCGGCGTATGGCCCAGAGGTGAGACTCGTAGAAGGTCATTACAGTAACTCGTATCGCATTGCTCAACAGCTATCCAAAGAGTTTGGTTATGCGAATATGACCACCACCTACATCAACCCGTATGCGGTGGAGGCGTTGAAAACTGTCGGCTACGAACTGTATGAGCAACTGGAAGGGTGGATACCCGATTACGTGTTCGTGCCCGTTGGGGCGGGCCCACTGCTAAAAGGGATTTATCGCGGTTTTACAGAAGCTCGTGAGGTCGTCGGCATTCTCCACGGGGACGTAGAGAAGCATAAGGATGCGAGGATTCCCAAGCTGATTGCGGTGCAAGCGGAGGGCTGTGCCCCTGTTGTGAAAGCTTATGAGTCTGGATTGGACAAGGTCTCTGCCTGGGGAGAACCTTATACGATTGCATCGGGCATCTCCGATCCTTTGATAGGTTATGAGCAGGATGGCACACACACACTGCAGTTTGTCAAGGCAAGTCAGGGTTTTGCGATATCAGTCTCCGACGACGAGATTCTTCAGGCCATGCGTGCCTTGGCTGTGCTGGAAGGAGTGTTCGCCGAGCCCACCGCCGCTTGCTCAGTTGCAGCCGTGAAGAAGGCTCTTCAAGCTGGTGCCATTCCTCAGAGCTGTTCCGTGGTCTGCATGATTACGGCACATGGTTTCAAGGACTTCAAGATATATCAAGATATGGAAAGGGAGCATCGTAAATGCATATTTCCGAGTTACCCACACCGGCCGTTTTAG
- a CDS encoding alanine racemase, producing MHISELPTPAVLVDVDILRKNIEFMAATAKKAGVKLRPHIKTHKMKNVARMQLEAGAIGLTCAKISEAEIMAETGADDILIAFPVVGDIQIERIMNLSKRIKLTIAFDSYFGAAKLNAAASKHGLTVPLYMIIDTGNSRDGVLPGETALQLAREIESLSHVKLVGIMTHEGHVGKARDLGELRELAEDVQKKMVATATLLRENGVKLNDVSIGSTPACKCGIAIDGITEWRPGTYVFNDVNELMVSGSLEQCAVSILATIISHPNAERANLDSGSKILTSDLSKCRDGHGFIKELPNATIERLNEEHGIVRLNGERCEIGQRVTIIPNHVCPVINLMNEVFAVKGNEVIGKWTVDARGMVV from the coding sequence ATGCATATTTCCGAGTTACCCACACCGGCCGTTTTAGTGGACGTCGATATCCTCCGTAAGAACATCGAGTTCATGGCAGCGACGGCCAAGAAGGCGGGTGTCAAGTTACGCCCACATATTAAGACGCATAAGATGAAAAACGTGGCCCGAATGCAATTGGAGGCTGGGGCGATAGGCCTGACTTGTGCCAAGATCAGCGAGGCTGAGATCATGGCGGAGACCGGGGCTGATGATATTCTCATAGCTTTTCCAGTCGTGGGGGACATTCAAATTGAACGAATTATGAACCTCTCCAAGCGCATCAAATTGACGATTGCATTTGATAGCTACTTTGGGGCGGCGAAATTGAATGCGGCCGCGTCCAAACATGGCCTGACAGTGCCGTTGTATATGATTATCGATACCGGGAACAGCCGCGACGGAGTTCTCCCAGGTGAGACGGCTCTCCAATTGGCACGAGAAATTGAATCCCTCAGTCATGTGAAGCTCGTTGGCATCATGACCCACGAAGGTCATGTAGGGAAGGCCAGGGATTTAGGAGAACTCCGCGAGCTGGCTGAGGATGTACAGAAGAAAATGGTTGCCACAGCGACCTTATTGCGAGAGAACGGTGTCAAACTTAATGACGTAAGTATTGGTTCTACCCCAGCCTGCAAATGTGGAATCGCGATTGACGGGATTACCGAATGGAGACCGGGTACCTACGTGTTTAACGATGTGAATGAACTCATGGTCAGTGGCTCCTTGGAACAGTGTGCGGTGTCGATTCTAGCGACCATCATCAGTCACCCTAACGCTGAACGTGCCAATCTTGATTCCGGGAGTAAGATATTGACCTCAGACTTATCGAAGTGCCGAGACGGACATGGATTTATAAAAGAGCTTCCGAATGCGACGATTGAACGGTTGAACGAAGAACATGGTATCGTTCGACTGAATGGAGAAAGGTGCGAGATTGGCCAACGAGTTACGATTATTCCGAACCACGTGTGTCCTGTGATCAACCTCATGAATGAGGTATTCGCGGTCAAGGGAAATGAAGTTATAGGTAAGTGGACGGTGGACGCGCGAGGAATGGTTGTCTAA
- a CDS encoding RidA family protein: protein MKQKIFTPKAPMPAGPYSQGIKVGNRIYVAGQGPLNVETGTKPEGIAAQTRQVLINIQNILEAGGAKMSDVVKVTVHLADLRDFEEFNSVYKEFFEDPYPVRTTVESGLNNILVEIDVIAEIE, encoded by the coding sequence ATGAAGCAGAAAATTTTTACTCCCAAAGCTCCCATGCCGGCAGGCCCCTACTCCCAGGGAATCAAAGTCGGAAACCGCATCTATGTAGCCGGTCAAGGACCACTTAACGTGGAGACTGGAACGAAACCTGAAGGCATCGCCGCACAAACTCGGCAAGTGCTCATTAACATACAGAATATTCTAGAAGCTGGTGGAGCCAAGATGTCTGACGTCGTCAAGGTAACTGTACATCTTGCGGACCTGCGAGACTTTGAAGAGTTCAACAGCGTATATAAGGAATTTTTCGAAGATCCCTATCCAGTGCGAACCACTGTTGAAAGTGGATTAAACAATATTCTAGTAGAAATAGACGTGATTGCGGAAATAGAATAA
- a CDS encoding ABC transporter ATP-binding protein produces MNAPLLEIKDLKTYFISKDATVRAVDGIDIEVQPRQVVCIVGESGCGKSMTSLSIMRLVPKPKGKIVDGEIWFNGRDLLKLSEDEMTDVLGNEISMIFQEPMTALNPVLTIGEQITEVLLRHRKMTKRQALAKAIEMLQFVGVPRASEIVHEYPHQLSGGMRQRVMIAMAMVCEPKLLIADEPTTALDVTIQAQVLELMKKMREDFDTSIILITHDLGVVADMADHVVVMYAGQVVESTDADSLFAEPTHPYTKGLLASIPSLEEEKDVLYSIPGTVPDAAAFPQGCRFADRCPIAQPSCREKMPELREVKPGHFVRCDLV; encoded by the coding sequence ATGAACGCTCCTTTGCTGGAGATTAAGGATCTGAAGACGTATTTCATCAGCAAAGACGCCACGGTCCGTGCCGTTGACGGCATCGACATCGAGGTGCAGCCGCGGCAGGTCGTGTGCATCGTGGGCGAATCCGGATGCGGCAAGAGCATGACGTCGCTGTCCATCATGCGCTTGGTGCCGAAGCCGAAAGGCAAGATCGTGGACGGCGAGATCTGGTTCAACGGCCGGGACTTGCTCAAGCTCTCCGAGGACGAGATGACGGACGTGCTCGGTAACGAGATCTCGATGATCTTCCAGGAGCCGATGACGGCGCTCAACCCGGTGTTGACCATCGGCGAGCAGATCACCGAGGTGCTGTTGCGTCACCGCAAGATGACGAAGCGACAGGCGCTCGCGAAAGCCATCGAGATGCTGCAGTTCGTCGGGGTACCGCGGGCCAGCGAGATCGTCCATGAGTATCCCCATCAGCTGTCGGGCGGCATGCGGCAGCGTGTGATGATCGCGATGGCCATGGTGTGCGAGCCGAAGCTTTTGATCGCGGACGAGCCCACCACCGCCCTGGACGTGACCATCCAGGCGCAGGTGTTGGAATTGATGAAGAAGATGCGGGAGGATTTCGATACATCCATCATCCTCATCACCCACGACCTCGGGGTGGTGGCGGACATGGCCGATCACGTGGTGGTGATGTACGCCGGCCAGGTGGTAGAATCGACCGACGCGGACAGCCTGTTCGCAGAACCGACGCATCCGTACACGAAGGGGCTGTTGGCGTCCATCCCGTCGCTGGAGGAGGAGAAAGACGTGTTGTACTCCATCCCCGGCACGGTCCCGGACGCGGCCGCGTTCCCGCAGGGGTGCCGGTTTGCGGATCGCTGCCCGATCGCGCAGCCGAGCTGCCGGGAGAAGATGCCGGAGCTGCGCGAAGTGAAACCCGGTCACTTCGTCCGCTGCGATCTCGTATGA
- a CDS encoding ABC transporter ATP-binding protein, with protein MSENLLEVRNLKKYFPITAGLLRRTVGHVKAVDDVSFTVKAGETLGIVGESGCGKSTTGRMIMRVLEPTSGQIVFDGQDITKLHGKELRAVRPKFQMVFQDPYASLNPKMGIEEIIAEPLIVNGVSRKQATERVIHLLERVGLRADDRHRYPHEFSGGQRQRIGIARALALNPKLIVADEAVSALDVSIQSQILNLMMDLKKEFNLSYIFISHNLAVVRHISDRVGVMYLGHMVELADKRSLYANPRHPYTEALLSAAPEPKRQGRRERIILQGDVPSPANPPKGCPFHTRCPKVMDVCKVERPVLKEVAPNHLVACHL; from the coding sequence ATGAGCGAGAACTTGCTGGAAGTACGCAACCTTAAAAAATACTTCCCCATCACGGCGGGGTTGTTGCGCCGGACGGTTGGCCATGTGAAGGCGGTCGACGACGTCTCCTTCACGGTCAAGGCGGGCGAGACGCTCGGCATCGTGGGCGAGTCGGGATGCGGCAAGTCGACCACGGGGCGCATGATCATGCGGGTGCTCGAGCCCACCTCCGGCCAGATTGTGTTCGATGGCCAGGACATCACAAAGCTGCACGGCAAAGAGTTGCGGGCGGTGCGGCCGAAGTTCCAGATGGTGTTCCAGGACCCGTACGCGTCGCTCAACCCGAAGATGGGGATTGAGGAGATCATCGCGGAGCCGCTCATTGTCAACGGGGTGAGCCGCAAGCAGGCGACCGAGCGTGTCATCCACTTGCTCGAGCGCGTGGGCTTGCGGGCCGATGACCGCCACCGGTATCCGCACGAGTTCTCCGGCGGGCAGCGCCAGCGCATCGGGATCGCGCGCGCTCTCGCGTTGAACCCGAAACTGATTGTGGCCGACGAGGCGGTCTCGGCGCTGGACGTGTCCATCCAGTCGCAGATCTTGAACCTGATGATGGACTTGAAGAAGGAATTTAATCTCTCCTACATCTTCATTTCCCACAACCTGGCGGTGGTCCGCCATATCAGCGATCGCGTCGGCGTCATGTACCTCGGGCACATGGTCGAGCTGGCGGACAAACGTTCACTGTACGCGAATCCCCGTCATCCGTACACAGAGGCGCTGCTGTCGGCGGCGCCGGAACCGAAGCGCCAAGGGCGGCGTGAGCGCATCATCCTGCAGGGGGATGTGCCGAGCCCGGCCAATCCGCCGAAGGGCTGCCCGTTCCACACGCGCTGCCCGAAGGTGATGGACGTGTGCAAGGTGGAGCGGCCGGTGCTCAAAGAGGTGGCGCCGAACCATCTGGTGGCCTGCCACCTATAA
- a CDS encoding MFS transporter has product MKALEPWKRTLWILWVSTFLAVAGTSLIVPFLPLFVQDLGVHKLSAVEQWSGWIFAAQMLTAAIFQPIWGGVADRYGRKPMLLRAGIGMGTMTILMGFVTAPWQLLALRFVNGVFAGFISMAISLQASVTPKEYSGRALGTLQTGQVAGALIGPLIGGALAEAVGFRWVFILTGMLLLLASFIVWIYVHEQRSGSHAAKRDKPKVSKKHVMGLLLPVFIASLVTQLGMMSIQPILTIYTTLLYKGSHLEFIAGLVVACTGIANLIGSPILGKLSDVVGPKKILVISLILSAISFLPQVFANGIPMLMVGRFLLGLFVGGMLPSLAVLVKKLAPEEMQAQAYGINSSFQFLGNLLGPVLGSTVAATWDIHDVFYVTMAILLLNAVYIQWNKQLKNPDIKI; this is encoded by the coding sequence GTGAAGGCATTGGAACCGTGGAAACGCACGCTTTGGATATTGTGGGTGTCGACTTTCCTCGCGGTCGCGGGCACCAGTCTCATCGTCCCGTTTTTGCCGTTGTTCGTGCAAGACCTCGGGGTTCACAAGTTATCCGCTGTCGAACAGTGGTCCGGGTGGATTTTTGCGGCGCAGATGCTCACCGCTGCCATCTTCCAGCCGATCTGGGGCGGCGTCGCCGATCGTTACGGTCGCAAACCGATGCTGCTCCGTGCCGGGATCGGCATGGGCACGATGACCATCCTCATGGGGTTTGTGACCGCGCCGTGGCAGCTCTTGGCGCTGCGATTCGTCAACGGGGTATTTGCCGGGTTTATTTCAATGGCCATCTCCCTTCAGGCGTCCGTGACCCCGAAGGAGTATTCCGGTCGGGCGCTTGGCACGCTGCAAACAGGCCAGGTTGCAGGCGCGCTCATTGGCCCCCTCATCGGCGGAGCGCTGGCGGAAGCCGTCGGGTTCCGCTGGGTCTTCATTCTGACCGGCATGTTGCTCTTGCTTGCCAGTTTCATCGTTTGGATCTACGTCCACGAACAACGCAGTGGTTCCCATGCGGCGAAGAGAGACAAGCCAAAGGTCTCCAAGAAGCATGTGATGGGGTTGTTGTTGCCTGTCTTCATCGCGTCACTGGTGACGCAGCTGGGGATGATGAGCATCCAGCCGATTCTCACGATTTACACGACCCTGCTCTACAAGGGTTCACATCTGGAGTTCATTGCAGGGCTGGTCGTCGCTTGTACCGGCATCGCGAATCTCATCGGTTCACCCATTCTCGGCAAGCTTTCCGATGTCGTGGGACCGAAAAAAATTCTCGTGATTTCACTGATCTTGTCTGCCATATCCTTTCTGCCGCAAGTGTTCGCGAACGGCATCCCGATGCTTATGGTTGGACGCTTTTTGCTCGGGCTCTTCGTCGGTGGAATGCTCCCGTCACTCGCGGTGCTTGTCAAGAAGTTGGCACCTGAAGAAATGCAGGCCCAGGCGTATGGCATCAATTCGAGCTTTCAGTTCTTAGGAAACCTCCTCGGACCAGTGCTCGGGAGCACGGTTGCCGCGACGTGGGACATCCACGACGTGTTCTACGTCACGATGGCCATTCTGCTGCTCAATGCGGTCTACATCCAATGGAACAAACAATTGAAAAATCCAGATATAAAAATATAG